CGGACGAGGACGAGGTGGAGCCCGACGGCGAGCGCGGGACGGGCGCGCGCGATCGCGACGGCTTCGTCGGCGGCCGCGCCCGTCACCATCAGGCTCGCGGCCGTCAGGATGCCGCGGTCGTGGGCCTCGGCGATGGCGCGGTTGGCGCCGCGGGAGAATCCGAAATCGTCGCCGGTGACGACGAGTCGCTTCAGGCCTGGTCCTCGCGGGCGGTCATGAAGCGCAGGAACTCGGCGCCTTCGCGCAGGCGGCGCTTCATCATCCCGGCGGTCGACAGCATCTCCCACGCCATCTCGGCCATCTTCTTCGGACGGAAGTAGAACCGCTTGTAGAAGCGCTCGAGCGACTCGAAGATCTGCCGGTGCGAGAGACCGGGATACTCGAGCGAGCTCACCTGGACGCCGTCGGTGCCGACCAGCCCCGAATCCACGAACCAGCCGTTCTCGAGCGCCTGCCGGTGGAGCTCGGTGCCCGGATACGGCGCGGCGAGCGAGACCTGGATCGTGTGGGGGTTGATCTCCCGCGCGAAGCGGATCGTCTCCTCGATCGTCTCGGGCGTCTCGCCGGGGAGCCCGACGATGAACGTCCCGTGGATCACGATGCCGAGGCGGTGGCAGTCCTCCGTGAACCGCCGGGCCCAGTCGATTCGCGTCCCCTTCCGGATGTTGTTCAGGATCTGCTGCGACCCCGATTCGTAGCCGACGAGGAGGAGCCGCAGCCCGTTGTCCTTCAGGACCTTCAGCGTCTCATACGGGACGATCGCCTTGGCGTTGCACGACCAGGTGACGCCGATCTTCCCGAGGAGTCGGGCGATCGCCTCGGCGCGCGGGGCATCGTCGGTGAACGTGTCGTCGTCGAAGAAGTATTCCTTCACCTGCGGGAAGTACTCCTTCGCGCGGCGGATTTCCTGCGCCACGTTCTCGGGCGAGCGCGTGCGATAGCGATGCCCGCCGATCGTCTGCGGCCAGAGGCAGAACGTGCACCGCGACCGGCATCCGCGCCCCGTGTAGAGGGAGACGTACGGATGCTCGAGGTAACCGATGAAATAGTCCTCGACGACGAGGTCGCGCTTGTAGACGTCGATGACGGGCGGCAGCCCGTCCATGTTCTCGATCGTCGCGCGCTCCGGGTTGTGGACGATCCGATCGCCGTCGCGCCAGCTCACTCCGTCGATGGCGGAGAGGGCGCGTCCCTGCGCGACCTCCGCGATCGTGTAGTCGAACTCGTTGCGCGCGACGAAGTCGATCGCGGGCGACGCCGCCAGAGACGCTTCGGGCGAGACGGCCACGTGCGCGCCGACGAATCCGATCCGGAGCTTCGGATTCTCCTTCTTCATCGCCTCCGCGACGCGGACGTCCGAGGGATACGACGGCGTGCTCGTGTGGAGCACGGCGAGCTCGTATTCGGGGGCCATCGGCAGAACGTCGGCCAGGCCGAGGCCGCGCGCGGGCGCGTCGACGAGGCGGCTGTCCGGCACGAGCGCCGCCGGCTGCGCCAGCCATGTCGGATACCAGAACGAGCGGACTTCGCGCCGGGCCTGGTACCGCGAGCCGGCTCCCCCGTCGAATCCGTCGAAGGAGGGAGGGTTGAGGAAAAGCGTCCTCACAGAGGGAGTATAGCGGCAGGCCCGGCGATGCATCGAGCCGGACGGGCGCGTGCCGCCCGCGAGACCCTGCGACATACGCCCGGGTATGCCTCGGGATCTCGCGGGCCACCCGCATCCCGTCGGGCTCGCGCCTCGCCGCGCCTCAGTGGGGTACCAACTGGCCGCCTCCCAGACGTCAACATCCATGAGAAAAGGGAGCATCCCCAAAGTCACCCCACGCGAAACGGGCCATGAGCTATCGCACTCGAAGATCGATAATCCGACATATGGACGAAAAGAAAACGCCTGAATCGAACCGGTTCCTGACGAGCCTGCCGCTGAAGATCTATGAAGCGATCAAGGCGTTGACCGAGTACGTAGTCGAGATCGACGGGGTGTACCGAGAAATGGCCCGGTTCGAGGTGAGGGAACCGCTGAACAGGGTCGCACCCCAATTTTTCGCTACCGCGCATCGCTGCCTGAATGGTATGGCCTTCGTTCTTATACGTGACCTCACTGGTACCGCTCAATCACAGGCCCGCGGAAAGAAGCGGCTCAATACCAGTCTCCGCGGTCTTCTGACGGCGGCGTACGGCAGCGAGGCAGACGCGCCGGCCGAATTGATCGAGCTCGCCGACCGCGCCCATCGCGCGACGAACGTGCCGGAATGGGCAAGCCGAGTGATCGCTCACAACGACGTGGAGACGATGCTCGAGATCGAGCCACTTCCTCCTGTCTTGCGGGGGGACGTCGGTGTTGTCGGCAAGCTTCTGCGGCAGTTCGTTAACCTGTTCGAGACGAGATGGGGAATCGAGCGGACGCAATGGCGAGAACCAATATTGGTGAAGCAGGTAGGAAATTTGGTCGCAGTCCTGAATCGCGAGCTGTAACTCGCACGGGGTCAGCCGCGAGTCTACCTTCGCCTGACATCGCGAACGTCGCTCGCCGCGATATGATCGAAACGATGCCTGAAACCGCTCCACCGCCGCGCGTCGAGAAGCTCCTGATCGCGGGACTCCGCGGGTTCTGCGCCGGCGTCGTGCGCGCGATCGACGTCGTCGAGAAGGCTCTCGCCGTGTGCGACGGCCCCGTCTACGTCCGCAAGGAGATCATCCACAACCGCTATGTCGTCGACGAGCTCCGCCGCAAGGGAGCGCGGTTCGTCGACGAGGTCGACGACGCGCCGGAAGGATCGTGGCTCGTCTACTCGGCGCACGGCGTCTCTCCGGAGGTCCGCGACAATGCCCGGCGCCGGGGCCTCCGCACGATCGACGCGACGTGCCCGCTCGTCACGAAGGTCCACCTCGAGGCGCTGGGCTACGCGAAGAAGGGGTTCACGATCCTGTTCATCGGCCACGAGGATCACGACGAGACGATCGGCACTTTCGGCGAGGCGCCCGACGCGATCCGCATCGTGGGCACCCGGGAGGACGCGGAGACCGTCGCCGTGTTGGACCCGTCGCGCGTCGCCTATCTCACCCAGACGACGCTCTCCCTCGACGACACTCGCGAGATCGTCGAAGCGCTCCGGAGGCGGTTTCCGCAGATGGTCAATCCCGCCAAGGACGACATCTGCTACGCCACCCAGAACCGGCAGGACGCGGTCCGCGCGATGGCGCCCACCGTCGACGCGCTGCTCGTGCTCGGCGCGCCGAACAGCTCGAACTCGCTGCGGCTCTGCGAGGTCTCGATCCGGCTCGGCGTTCCGGCGCACCTGATCGAGCGCGCCGAGCAGATCCGGCCCGAATGGCTCGCGGGCGTCCGCATCCTCGGACTGACGGCGAGCGCTTCGGCGCCCGAGGTCCTCGTCTGGGAGGTCGTCGACTACGCTCGCGAGAAGCTCGGCGTCGAGGTCGTCGAGGAGTTCCGGACGGTGACGGAAGACGTCCACTTCTCCCTCCCGCCCGAGCTTCGGGCGCTGCTCCCGGCGCACGACTCCCCGGCGCGCTGATTGCCGGCGAGCTTCACCGGCCACCATCGAAGTTCCGGTCGCCCGACCCGCCTCCCGAGCCCCGATCGCCGCGCTCGCGGCGTCGATCGCGATCCTCGCCTTCGAGCTCCTCGGGATCCTTCCGCGGCTTCCCGGTCACCGCCTCCAGTCGAGACCGACCCGGATGCTCCGTCCGGCGGAGGGATACACGTACGGCACGTCGCGACCCTGGAAATCGGACAGGGTGAAGCCGACGTCGGCGTAGCGCGCATCCGCGAGGTTCGCGACGTCGAGCCGGACGCGGAAATCGCCGAACCGCCGCGACACCCGAAGATCGACGACCGAGGCGTCGGAGAGCCGGAACCGGTCGGCGTCGTCGAGCCAGCGCCGAGCCGTCCACGTCCAGGCGGCCTCGGCCTCGAGCTCTCCCGGCAGCCGGGCGGAGACGCCGGCGCGAACGACGTGCTCGGGAATGTTCTTGAGCTGCCGTCCCCGATTCTCTCCCCCGCGCGACTCGACCCGCGTCCAGTCCCACGACGCGAAGGTCGAAAGCCCGGGCGACCAGCTCCACGCCGCCCGCGTCTCGATCCCCGTGTGACGGCTCCGGCCGATGTTGCGGTAGCGGAAGATCGCCGGGTCGAAGTCGATCTCGTCGTCGACGTCGATCCGGTACGCGGTCGCCTCGATCCTTCCGGCCGCGGCGGGCGCCCGCACGCCGCCCTCGAGCATCCGCGCGCGCTGAGGCGAGAGCTCCGGATTCGACACGGTGAAACTCCCTCCCTGGAAATCGGAGAACGGGCGCGGGTCGAACTGCTGGTCGAAGGTCGCCGCCTTGAAGGCTCGCGACCAGCGCGCGAAGATCGAGGGGCTCGCGGTTCCGCGCGACCCCAGGAAGACGACCGCGCCCACCTGCGGCGACCACGCCTCGTGGACGGCGGAGACCCGCGGCTCGGCCAGCCGGTCGGCCACGCGGTCCCAGCGCAGCCCCGCGGTCAGGCGAAGGCGGGCGAACGGGTCGGCGTCGGCGGCGACGAACGCGCCGATCCGGTCCCGGTCTCCCCGAGCCGCGCCGATCCTCCCGTCGATCGACCCGTCGTCGCCCACCGACCGGTAGACGCTGTCGACGGAATCGCGCGACCACTCCGCTGCGCCGCGCAGCCGGACTCCCCCGAGGGAATCGGGCGCCGTCCACCGCCCGTCGAGGATCGCTCCGGCGCCGTTGGAGTCGAGCGCCTGCGCCGCCGTCTCCCCGAGGGCGGGCGCGACGAGCAGCGTCCGGACCAGGTCCGTCCGCCGGAGGGCGCCGTAGAGGAGCGCCCGGAACGGAACGAGCGCGTCGCTGCGCTCGAGCGAGAGCGAGGCGCGCAGACGGTCGGTCTTCTCCCGGTCGAAACGGAACTCCGGGTCGGAGGCCCGCGGGTCCGACCGCGCGGCGTCGAGCGGGAGCTGTCCCGGGTCGTCGCGGTCCTTCGCGGTCCCGGTCACCCGCAGCGCCCAATCCCCCGATTCGGCGCGGCGGCCGGCTTCGACGGCGAAGCGCTCGTCGTTCTCGGTCGAATGCGCGCGAAAACCGTCCGTGCGCGACGCGCTGCCCGCGGCCGAGACGTCTCCCTCTCCCGCGGGGACGCGCACGGCGGCGCTGGCGGCGGCGGTTCCGAAGCTGCCGGCGGATGCCGAGGCGGTCGCGCCGTTCTCCGTGCGCCGCGTGAAGACCTCGATCATGCCGGCCAGGGCCGTGTCGCCGTAGAGGGGCGACGCCGGTCCGCGCACCGCCTCGATGCGGTCGATGCGGTCGGCGGGGAGCGCGCGCCAGTCCACGATCCCGGAGTTCGCGTCCCCGACGGGCACGCCGTCGACGCGGACCTGCACGTACTCGGCGTCTCCTCCGCCGAAGAACCCGCGCGCGGTCAGCATGGGCGGCGTGCCGCCGGCATCCGTGCCGAAGAAGAGCTCGAACCCGGGCAGGTACCGCAGGAGCTCCCCCAGGTTCTCGGCGGGGAGAGCGTCGATTTCGGCGCGGTCGAGCGTGGAAACCGCGGCCGGCGCTTCGTCGCGGGGCTCCGGGACCCGGTCCGCCGTCACGACGATCTCCTCGTGGACGGGAGGCGCGGGCGCCGCGGGCGCGTCCTGGCCGAGAACGGCGAGCGGAACGCCGAGGGCGATCACGATCAACGTCTTCTTGCTCAATCGAAGCCGGCAATTGCAACCGGTGTGCCGGGAAAACGCGCACTGGGAGCGCGGATCACGCAATCCTGAGCGCAGCGGCATGCCGAGCCGAAGCCTTGGCGAAGGCGGGAAGGACCCGCCGCCGTCACGCGCTCCCGTCCGCCGAGCCAGCTCCCGCGACGGGTATCGCCCCGCCGCTAGTGTTGAATAACGGTTTCGATGGACTTGAGCAGCTCGTCGACGCCGAACGGCTTGGGAAGGACGGCCGAGGCCCCGAGCGACTCCGCTTCCTCGTCGACCTCGAGGGAGCCGGACACGACGACGAGCGGAATGCCGGAAAGCTTCTCGTCCCGGGCCTGCTCCCGTCGGAACGTCCGCCCGTCCATCTCCGGCATCCGGAGATCCAGGAGGATCACGTCGGGCGCGGGCTCCGTTCGCAGCGCCTCGAGGGCTTCCCGGCCGTTGGCGGCGGTCCGGACCCGGTAGCCGAACTCGTCGAGGACGTCGGTCAACCCCTCTCGGAAGTCCGCGTCGTCGTCGATCGCGAGGATGAGCTTCGCCTGTCCCACGGGACTCCGGGTCCGCAAGATCCATGCCGCCGCGAGCTCGATCGCTATTCGAAAAGGGAGCTGAATCGGTACCGGTTCTTGCCGGTCCGTTTGGCCCGGTAGAGCGCCTTGTCGGCGCAGGCCATGAGCGCCTCGGCGTCGGATCCGTCGCGCGGATAGAAGCCGATCCCGATGCTCGTCGTGACGGCGACCTCCTGCCCGTGGATCGCGAACGGCTCGGCGACGCTCGCGAGCGTCTTCGTCGCGACGGTGACCGCGTCCGACTCGTCGGCGACCTCCGGAATCAGCAGCGTGAACTCGTCGCCTCCGACCCGGGCGAGCGTGTCCGCCTCGCGCACGCACGCGCGCAGACGCTCGGTGACTCCTCGGATCAGCGCGTCGCCCGCGGAATGCCCGAGCGTGTCGTTGACCCGTTTCAGGTCGTCGAGGTCGATGAACATCACCGCCAGCTTCTTTCCCTCCCGGCGCGCGAGCGCGATCGCCTGACCGAGGCGGTCGAGAAAAAGCGCCCGGTTCGGGAGGCCCGTCAGGGAATCGTGGAAGGCGCGGTACTCCAGCTCGTCGACCGCGCGCCGCCGCTCGGTCACGTCGCGATAGTTGACGACGACGGCGTCCACACTCGGCTCCGCGAGCAGGTTCGTCATGGTTATCTCGATCCAGCGCCATTGGCCGCCGCGGCTGGCGATCCGCGCCTCGAAGGTGCCGGGGCGCCCCGGGCCGGCGAGGATCGCCTCGAAGAAATCGGAGGCTGCGGCCGCGTCTTCGGCGTGGAGATGGTCGAACCAGCGGCTCCCGATGATGTCCTCGCTCCGGTGGCCGAGGATCCGCGCCGTCGACGGGCTCGCGTAGAGGACCGACCCGTCGGAAGAGAGCAGCGCGATCGCGTCGGAGCTGTGCTCGATGAGCGCCTGGAAGCGCGTCTCCTGCTCGCGGACCTGGCGCTGGATCTCACGCTTGCGCTCGAGGCGCTCGAGCACCACGCCGATCTCCGCGGGCCTCAGCGGCTTGAGGAGGTAGTCGAACGCCCCCTCCTTCATCGCCTCGACCGCGGTGTCGATCGAGCCGTTGCCGGTGACGACGATCACGTCGCGCCGCACTTCCTGCCGCGCGGAGCGGATGAAGTCGATCCCGCTTCCGTCCGGAAGCTTGAGATCGGTCAGGCAGATGTCCGGATCGAACCGGGCGAGCGCCTGACGCCCCTCGTCGAGGGACGCCGCGGTGACGACGTCGGCCCAAGTGTGGCCTCCCAGCAGTCCTTCGAGGCCGGCGCGGGTCGCCGGGTCGTCTTCGACGATGAGGATTCGCGTGCGCGCCGGAGGGCGAGGCCTCGCCGCCGGCATGGGAGGGAGGCCGGCATTCGGGTCACGAATGCGCTGGTAGTCCACAAGGCACCGCGGGACCACGATGCAATCCGCTTGCCCGGAAGTCTTTCAGAAACTTGGATTTAGATGGAATGAATGCTCGTTGGGCGGTTCGTGCGGGAATGGACCGCCGGTCCCGTCCTTTTTCGGCGCCGGTCGCTCGCGGGCGCTCCCCCGGCCTTCGCGAGCCCGCCCCTCGCGCGCCTGAAAATCCTCAGCCGATCCATCCTGCGTCGAGGTCCCGGCGAATCCGATCCCGCCCTTCCGATTCGAGCACGTCCTCGCAGAAGCCGAGCTCGCGGAAGATCGCCTCGGCCCCGCTCACCTTCTGGAGGCGTCCGGAGAGCTCGGCGAGGGCCGCGCGGCGGGCCCGGGTCCGACGGCGAGCCGATTCGGAAAGTGAAGCCAGCGACGCCGCCCGGAGCGCCGCCGCGGCGAACGGCAGCAGGACGGCAACCGCGACGATCGCGAAGGACCACGCGCTCCCCCGCGTCGCGGGCATCGAGCCGAGGATCCCCGCGGCGAGGACGCCGGCCACACTGGCCGCGAGAAGACCGGCCGGCGGCGGAACGAGCGCGCTGCCGGCCCCTCTTCCTCCCTCGGCGGCCAGTCGGGCGAGCTGCGGGTCGATCCGGCGCGCCTGGTAGTAGTCCATCAGCGTGTGCACCGAGTGAGGATCGATCCCGCTCCCGACCGGGATCGTCCGCGCGGTCGGGATGGAGTCGATCTCGACCCACTCGGATGCCCCGTCCGGCCCCAGGGATGCGAGCGCGCCGGCTTCGGCGCGGAAATGCTCGACGCGTTCGTGAGCCTCGTCGCCGCGGCGGCTCCAGAGGGAGGGGTCCAGCAGCAAGCGGAACTTCGCCTGGCGGCAACGTTCGACCCGGGCCCGGTCGGCGAGCCAGGCGCTCTTTCTCGCGACGATCCCGCGAGCGGCGAGAAGGGCGAGGCTGGCGAACGCCGCGGCCGCTTCGGCGGCCGCCAACGGCCCTGCCGCTCCCGCAGGGCGCTTTCCCGCGGCGGCCCACGCCATCGAAACGACGGCCAGCGCGACCGCGACGGCGCCGAAAGCGGCCCCCCAGACCCCGAGCGCCGCGCGGCGACGGCCGGTCTCGGCCGCCCGCACCGCCGCGGCGTCGTGGCAGGGGACGAGGAGCTCCCGGCAAAGGGAAAGAGGCTCGTGAAGCGGGTTCCCCGTCGCGAGCTCCTCCGGACCGTCGTGCATGTCGTCGAGGACGCGCGGCGCGCCCGCGGATTCTTTCGCCCGCCCCGGATCGGCAGCCATCATTCCAAACCTCCCGGCGAGTTCCCTTTGCGGTTTCGGGGAGCGTATCCCAGCGCCGCCGGAGGATCAATCATCGGAACGCAGCCGCCGGCCTGACGCGGTCGGCGCTTTCGCGCCCGCTGCTAGGAAATCAGCGGGAAGGTGACGAAGAACGTCGACCCCTTCCCCGGCCGGCTCTCGACGCGCACCGTGCCCTTGTGGGCCTCGACGATCCACCGGACGATCGAGAGGCCGAGCCCCGACCCTCCCCTGTACGCCCGGCGCGCCCGGTCGGAGCGGAAGAAACGGTCGAACACGTTGGGGACGTCCTGCGGGTCGATACCGACGCCCGTGTCCTCCACGGCCAGGGCGGCCTGACCCCCTTCGATCGAGACGCGGACGCGCACGTGCCCTTTCTCGGTGTACCGGATCGCGTTCTCGAGCAGGTTCTGGAAGACTTCCTTCAGGCGGCTGGGGTCCGCGAGAATCCCGACGGGACGCGCCGGGGCCTCGAAGAGGAGCTCGAGCCCCTTCTCGATCGCGGCCGACTCGAACTCGCGGGACCGCTCCTCGGCGAACCGGCGCAGGTCGACGCGGGCGAACGAGATCGTCACGCGGCCGGCCGTTCCCCGCGCGAGGAAGAGCAGATTTTCGGAGATCCGGACCAGGTGCTGGACCTCCACGAGCGCCTCCGAGAGCGCCTGCCGGTACTCGTCGGCCGTCCGATCGCCTTCGATCGCGACCTCGATTCCGCCGCGCAGGATCGTCAGCGGCGTCCGGAGCTCGTGCGAGACGTCCGCGATGAACTGCGCCTGTTCGATCTCGCGGCGCTCCAGGTCCGCGAGCCTGGCATCGACCGAGTCGGAGCGGTCCTCCACCGGCTCAGGCGCCCATCGAGTATCCGACGCCGCGAACCGTCCGGATGCGTCCGCGCGCCGGGCCGTCGATCTTCTTCCGGATGGAGTTGATGTAGACGTCGATGATGTTCGTCGAGAGATCCGAGGTGTCCTCCCAGACGCGGGCCGCGATCTCGGCGCGCGAGACGACCTTTCCCTTTCGGCGCAGGAGGAGCTCGAGGATCGCCCCCTCGCGCATCGTGAGCTCGACGGTCGCATCGCCCATCCGCGCGGTGCGCGACGACGGCTCGTAGAGGAGCCCGTCGCACTCGAGAGGCCCGATCTCCTTGATCTCGCTCCGCCGCGTCAGCGCGCGCAGCCGGGCGAGGAGCTCGCGGTAGGAGAACGGCTTGACGAGGTAGTCGTCCGCGCCGGAATCGAGGCCCTCGATCTTGTTCTCGACGGTGTCGCGCGCCGTCAGCATCAGGATCTTCGACGCCACCCCGCGGCGGCGGAGCTCGCGGCACAGATCGAGCCCGTCGCGGGAGCCCGGGAGCAGCAGGTCGAGGATGATCAGGTCGTGCGGTTGCGCGACGGCGTCTTCGAGAGCGCCGTCGCTATCGGACGCGACGTCGACCGTGTAGCCCTTCTCCGACAGTCCCTTGCGCAGGAAGTCGGCGATCTTCTTCTCGTCTTCAACGATCAGGATCGAGGTCATGCTCGGCGGATTCTCTCTCGTCCGGGGCGCGCCGGGAAGCCGAGCGCGGATTTCTTAAGAAAGAGAGCACGAAGAGGACCCCCGTGCCCGCCCCGAAGCCCGCGAAAAACGACGACGTCCGCTCGTCCTTCACCACGACCGCTCCCAGGGCCCCCGCGAGGACGAGGGCGAGAACGAGCGGCCGGGAGACGGGGGACTCGGTCATCGCGCTTAGAATACGCTCGATGCGGGTCCGGCTCCTCTATTTCGCCTCGTTTCGCGACGCCGTCGGCGTCGATCAGGAGGTCCGCGACGTGGAGGACGGCACGTCCGTCGCGCACCTCTGGCGGAGCCTCCAGGTCTCGGTCCCGCATTTCGCCCGGTTCGGGACGATGCCCGCCGTCGCCGTCAATTGCGAGTACGTCTCCGGCACGCGGACGCTCTCGGACGACGACGAGGTCGCGTTCCTTCCGCCGATCGCGGGGGGTTGATGGCCCGCGCGGCCGGAGAGCGCCCGCGGCTCTCCCCGGAGCCCCTCAGGGTCGGCGAGCTGATCGCCGCGGCCCGCCGCGATTCCGACGGTGCGATCGCCGCTTTCGTCGGCGTCGTCCGCGACCGCAACGAGGGGCTCCCGGTCGAGTCGGTCGAGTACGCGGCCTGGGGCGAGATGGCCGAGCGCGAGCTCGAGAAGATCGAGCGGGAGCTCGGCGCCGCGTTTCCGGAGACCCTCACGCTGGTCCGCCACCGCGTCGGAACGCTGGCGGTCGGCGAGGAATCGGTCGCGATCGTCGCCGTCTCGCCGCATCGCGCCGACGCGTTCGCCGCCTGCCGGGAGGCGATCGAAGCCGTCAAGAGACGCGTCCCGATCTGGAAGCTCGAGCGCGGGCCCGGACGCGAACCGGCCTGGGTCGACCCGACTCGGAGCGGACCGGGGCGGCCCCTCTGATATCGTTGGTCTTTCGGAGGAGACGAACCCGATGAGCACCGTTACCGAAGACCGATCCAAAACCCGCGACTGGACCGCACCGGAGTTCGACCAGGAGCTGATCCACTACCGCAACGAGGGGGGGGTCGCCGTCATCGAGATGGACGATCCGCCCGCCAACACCTACACCTACGCGTTCAACCGTCAGCTCGACGACGCGATCCTCCGGGCGCGCTTCGACGACGGCGCCCACGTCATCCTCCTGCGCGGCAAGGGGGACAAGTTCTTCTCGGCGGGGGCGAACATCAACATGCTGAACGCCGTGACCCCCGAGTTCAAGTACTACTTCTGCCTCCACGCCAACGAGACGCTTCTGCGCCTCGAGCACTCCCCGAAGCTCGTGATCGCCGCCCTGAACGGCCATACCGTCGGAGGCGGGCTCGAGATCGCGCTCGCCGCCGACCTCCGCATCGCGCGCAAGGACGCGGGGAAGATCGGCCTTCCGGAGGTCAACCTCGGCGTGCTCCCCGGAACGGGCGGCACGACCCGCCTCGCGCGCATCGTCGGGAAGTCGAAGGCGATCGAGCTCATGGTGACGGGAAACACCTACACGTTCGAGGAAGCGCAGGAAATGGGGGTCGTCAACCAGGTCTGGGAGGGCTCCCCCGCCGAATGGTGGGAGCAGGTCATGGACTACGCGCGCCAGTTCTGCCCGCCGAACAAGGCCCCGATGGCCGTCGGCCACATCAAGCGCTCCGTGCAGACCGGCTCGGAGATCCCGATCGAGTCCGCGCTCGCGCTCGAGCGCGAGCTCCAGTCCCTTCTCTTCAAGTCGAAGGACGCGAAGGAAGGACTCTCCGCCAACGTCGAGAAGCGCACGCCGAAGTTCAGCGGCAAGTAGCCGCCGGGCTCAGGCGGCCGGCTCGGCGAACGGGAACCGCTCGGGATCGACGTTTCCTCCTGAAACGAGGACGGCGACCGTGTCGCTCTTCTCGACCGGAATCGCTCCGGAAAGGAGCGCCGCCGTCGCCGCCGCTCCGCCGCCCTCGACGTAGAGCTTCGCGCGCGTGAGCAGGCGCCGCATCGCCGAGGCGATCGCCGCTTCCGAGACCGTCACGACGGCCTCGAGCGCCTCCCGCGCGATCGCGAGCGGGATCGCTCCGACGAACGGCGGGATCAGCCCGTCGGCGAGGGTCTTCGCCGGACGCGGGACCGGGACGGGCTTCCCCGCGGCGAGGGCCGGACCGAGACCCGGCCCTTCGGCGAGCTCGACCGCGTAGACCCGCGCGGAGGGACGAGACTGCTTGACGGCCGAGGCGACGCCTCCCATCAGCCCGCCGCCCCCGACGGGGACGACGACGACGGAGACGTCCGGGAGGTCCTCGATGATCTCGAGCCCCGCCGTTCCGGCGCCGGCGAGAACGACGGGGTCGTCGAAGGGGTGAACGAAGACGTAGCCGGTCTCTTCCTGGAGCTGGCGCAGCCGGTCGAACAGGGTCGAGTTGTCGTCGTGGAATACGATCCGCGCGCCGTACCCTCGTACCGCCTCGACCTTCGACGCGGGCGCCTTCGCCGGCATCACGACCGCGCAAGGGACGCCGGTGCGACGCGCCGCCCAGGCGACCGCCTGCGCGTGGTTGCCCGCCGACACCGTGACGAGGCCGCGCCCCCGCTCCTCCCCTTCGAGAGAGAGCACCTTGTTCAGGGCCCCCCGCGGCTTGAAGGATCCGGTCTTCTGGAAGCTCTCGCACTTCAGGAATACCGCCGCGCCGACCGATTCGCCGATCGAGCGCGAAGACAGGAGGGGCGTGCGGTGGACGTGCCCGCGGATGCGGTCGGCGGCGGCGCGAATGTCGGAGAGCGGGATCATGACGAGCGCGGCGATGCATCGAGCCGGACGGGCGCGTGCGCCGCGACCCGCGGCCTCAACGTACGCTCTCGGTA
Above is a window of Thermoanaerobaculia bacterium DNA encoding:
- a CDS encoding response regulator transcription factor, with amino-acid sequence MTSILIVEDEKKIADFLRKGLSEKGYTVDVASDSDGALEDAVAQPHDLIILDLLLPGSRDGLDLCRELRRRGVASKILMLTARDTVENKIEGLDSGADDYLVKPFSYRELLARLRALTRRSEIKEIGPLECDGLLYEPSSRTARMGDATVELTMREGAILELLLRRKGKVVSRAEIAARVWEDTSDLSTNIIDVYINSIRKKIDGPARGRIRTVRGVGYSMGA
- a CDS encoding MoaD/ThiS family protein; this encodes MRVRLLYFASFRDAVGVDQEVRDVEDGTSVAHLWRSLQVSVPHFARFGTMPAVAVNCEYVSGTRTLSDDDEVAFLPPIAGG
- a CDS encoding molybdenum cofactor biosynthesis protein MoaE: MARAAGERPRLSPEPLRVGELIAAARRDSDGAIAAFVGVVRDRNEGLPVESVEYAAWGEMAERELEKIERELGAAFPETLTLVRHRVGTLAVGEESVAIVAVSPHRADAFAACREAIEAVKRRVPIWKLERGPGREPAWVDPTRSGPGRPL
- a CDS encoding enoyl-CoA hydratase/isomerase family protein, whose product is MSTVTEDRSKTRDWTAPEFDQELIHYRNEGGVAVIEMDDPPANTYTYAFNRQLDDAILRARFDDGAHVILLRGKGDKFFSAGANINMLNAVTPEFKYYFCLHANETLLRLEHSPKLVIAALNGHTVGGGLEIALAADLRIARKDAGKIGLPEVNLGVLPGTGGTTRLARIVGKSKAIELMVTGNTYTFEEAQEMGVVNQVWEGSPAEWWEQVMDYARQFCPPNKAPMAVGHIKRSVQTGSEIPIESALALERELQSLLFKSKDAKEGLSANVEKRTPKFSGK
- a CDS encoding threonine/serine dehydratase, with the translated sequence MIPLSDIRAAADRIRGHVHRTPLLSSRSIGESVGAAVFLKCESFQKTGSFKPRGALNKVLSLEGEERGRGLVTVSAGNHAQAVAWAARRTGVPCAVVMPAKAPASKVEAVRGYGARIVFHDDNSTLFDRLRQLQEETGYVFVHPFDDPVVLAGAGTAGLEIIEDLPDVSVVVVPVGGGGLMGGVASAVKQSRPSARVYAVELAEGPGLGPALAAGKPVPVPRPAKTLADGLIPPFVGAIPLAIAREALEAVVTVSEAAIASAMRRLLTRAKLYVEGGGAAATAALLSGAIPVEKSDTVAVLVSGGNVDPERFPFAEPAA